In Verrucomicrobiia bacterium, one DNA window encodes the following:
- a CDS encoding Fic family protein, whose translation SCVARPQNVNSAFLHSISVGWLWTAIEGNPLTLEEVRALEEGTTVAAPARARREVLNYFAALRHVEKQATKKRLTHEDIFRLHAIIAGEVMDQGEPGRYRTMRVRVGPFVPPPPEDVSGLMFELLEWWNKEAPGLSPVLSSAVVHLRFETIHPFADGNGRAGRALALWELYRRGFDFHHIFAVDEFYWEDRPRYYAALDAVRREGDDLTSWLEYCAEGLRQTLERVWERMGQLSVSAAREKVILRPRQEQLLKLLGKCGGMTPSELWAALKVSKQGAMDLLRPLVKAGWVKRVGTLKTGRYVLT comes from the coding sequence AGCTGTGTGGCCCGCCCGCAAAACGTCAACTCAGCCTTTCTCCACTCGATTTCTGTGGGATGGCTGTGGACCGCCATCGAGGGCAATCCGCTGACGCTGGAGGAAGTTCGCGCCTTGGAAGAGGGAACGACCGTGGCCGCACCGGCGCGCGCGCGGCGCGAGGTGCTGAACTATTTTGCCGCCCTGAGGCATGTCGAGAAGCAGGCGACTAAGAAGCGGTTGACGCACGAGGACATTTTCCGCCTGCACGCCATCATCGCTGGCGAGGTCATGGATCAGGGCGAGCCGGGGCGTTACCGGACGATGCGGGTGCGGGTGGGGCCGTTCGTGCCGCCGCCGCCGGAGGACGTGTCGGGCCTGATGTTTGAGCTGCTGGAGTGGTGGAACAAGGAAGCGCCCGGACTTTCGCCGGTGCTGAGTTCGGCCGTCGTGCATCTTCGTTTCGAGACGATTCATCCGTTTGCCGACGGCAACGGGCGCGCTGGCCGCGCGCTGGCGTTGTGGGAGCTTTATCGGCGTGGGTTTGATTTCCACCACATTTTCGCGGTGGACGAGTTCTACTGGGAGGATCGTCCGCGCTATTACGCGGCACTGGATGCGGTGCGGCGGGAAGGCGATGACCTGACTTCGTGGCTGGAGTATTGCGCCGAGGGCCTGCGGCAAACGCTGGAGCGGGTGTGGGAGCGGATGGGGCAACTTTCGGTTTCGGCTGCGCGGGAGAAGGTGATTCTGCGTCCGCGCCAGGAGCAGTTGCTGAAGCTGCTCGGCAAATGCGGCGGCATGACACCGTCCGAACTTTGGGCGGCGCTGAAAGTGTCCAAGCAGGGCGCGATGGATTTGCTGCGTCCACTGGTGAAAGCCGGATGGGTCAAGCGGGTCGGCACGTTGAAGACCGGACGTTACGTTTTGACGTGA
- a CDS encoding four helix bundle protein, with the protein MQLETLRFCRRFLTHDHREPGGKFYDPKGRQCDQMTQPAGSGRQNIIEGSERSSTSKDTERKLTDAARTSLSELRGDYEVFLLDRGELPWSVHSPETRAVNAV; encoded by the coding sequence GTGCAATTGGAGACGCTGCGCTTCTGCCGCCGGTTCCTCACGCACGATCACCGCGAGCCAGGCGGGAAGTTCTACGACCCCAAGGGCCGGCAGTGCGACCAGATGACCCAGCCCGCCGGCAGCGGCCGGCAGAACATCATCGAGGGCTCGGAGCGCTCCTCCACCTCGAAGGACACCGAGAGGAAGCTCACGGACGCGGCGCGGACGAGCCTGAGCGAGCTGCGGGGCGACTACGAAGTGTTCCTCTTGGACCGCGGCGAACTACCGTGGTCGGTGCATTCCCCGGAGACCCGGGCGGTGAACGCGGTTTAA